One region of Cucurbita pepo subsp. pepo cultivar mu-cu-16 chromosome LG03, ASM280686v2, whole genome shotgun sequence genomic DNA includes:
- the LOC111790581 gene encoding carbonic anhydrase 2-like isoform X1 → MASINTCLHSLRSLNKPSSSSSSSSSNVRPCVSAKLNNPSPSVPNLIQNRPVFAAPSPLITPTWTEDMGNGSYEEAIQALEKLLREKGDLKATATSKVEQITAELKTPDGGKPPFDPVERIKSGFIHFKKEKYDKNPELYGELAKGQSPKFMVFACSDSRVCPSHVLDFQPGEAFVVRNVANLVPPYDQSKFSGTGSAIEYAVLHLKVQYIVVIGHSACGGIKGLMTFPFDGNYSTDFIEEWVKIGLPAKAKVKSQHGGADLGEMCGHCEKEAVGVSLGNLLTYPFVRDGLVNGTLGLKGGHYDFVNGTFELWGLDFSFTPSLSVKDVATILHWKL, encoded by the exons ATGGCTTCCATTAACACTTGCCTTCACTCTCTTCGTTCTCTCAACAAaccttcctcttcctcttcttcttcctcttccaacGTTCGTCCTTGTGTCTCTGCAAAGCTCAACAACCCCTCTCCTTCTGTCCCTAACCTCATCCAAAACAGGCCTGTTTTCGCTGCCCCTTCCCCTCTCATCACTCCCACTTGG ACAGAAGATATGGGGAATGGTTCATATGAGGAAGCCATTCAAGCTTTGGAGAAGCTCCTCAG AGAGAAGGGAGATTTGAAAGCTACAGCAACATCAAAGGTGGAACAGATAACAGCAGAATTGAAGACTCCCGATGGAGGCAAACCACCCTTTGATCCTGTTGAGAGAATCAAATCTGGTTTCATTCACTTCAAGAAGGAGAAATATGA cAAGAACCCAGAATTGTATGGAGAGCTTGCAAAGGGCCAAAGCCCCAAG TTTATGGTGTTTGCTTGCTCTGATTCAAGAGTGTGTCCATCACATGTTCTCGATTTCCAACCAGGAGAGGCCTTTGTGGTCAGAAATGTTGCCAATTTGGTTCCTCCATATGATCAG AGCAAGTTTTCAGGAACTGGATCTGCCATTGAATATGCTGTTCTGCATCTCAAG GTGCAATACATTGTTGTGATTGGTCACAGTGCCTGTGGTGGTATTAAGGGTCTCATGACTTTCCCATTTGATGGAAACTACTCGAC TGATTTCATTGAAGAATGGGTGAAAATTGGTTTGCCTGCTAAGGCCAAGGTGAAATCACAGCACGGTGGTGCTGATCTTGGGGAAATGTGTGGACACTGtgaaaag GAAGCAGTTGGTGTATCACTTGGGAATCTGCTAACCTATCCATTTGTTAGGGATGGTTTGGTGAATGGAACTCTTGGACTCAAGGGTGGTCACTACGACTTCGTTAATGGAACTTTCGAGCTCTGGGGGCTTGATTTCAGCTTTACTCCGTCTTTGTCT GTAAAGGATGTGGCCACCATTCTGCACTGGAAGCTCTAG
- the LOC111790581 gene encoding carbonic anhydrase 2-like isoform X2 — MASINTCLHSLRSLNKPSSSSSSSSSNVRPCVSAKLNNPSPSVPNLIQNRPVFAAPSPLITPTWTEDMGNGSYEEAIQALEKLLREKGDLKATATSKVEQITAELKTPDGGKPPFDPVERIKSGFIHFKKEKYDKNPELYGELAKGQSPKFMVFACSDSRVCPSHVLDFQPGEAFVVRNVANLVPPYDQSKFSGTGSAIEYAVLHLKVQYIVVIGHSACGGIKGLMTFPFDGNYSTDFIEEWVKIGLPAKAKVKSQHGGADLGEMCGHCEKEAVGVSLGNLLTYPFVRDGLVNGTLGLKGGHYDFVNGTFELWGLDFSFTPSLSV; from the exons ATGGCTTCCATTAACACTTGCCTTCACTCTCTTCGTTCTCTCAACAAaccttcctcttcctcttcttcttcctcttccaacGTTCGTCCTTGTGTCTCTGCAAAGCTCAACAACCCCTCTCCTTCTGTCCCTAACCTCATCCAAAACAGGCCTGTTTTCGCTGCCCCTTCCCCTCTCATCACTCCCACTTGG ACAGAAGATATGGGGAATGGTTCATATGAGGAAGCCATTCAAGCTTTGGAGAAGCTCCTCAG AGAGAAGGGAGATTTGAAAGCTACAGCAACATCAAAGGTGGAACAGATAACAGCAGAATTGAAGACTCCCGATGGAGGCAAACCACCCTTTGATCCTGTTGAGAGAATCAAATCTGGTTTCATTCACTTCAAGAAGGAGAAATATGA cAAGAACCCAGAATTGTATGGAGAGCTTGCAAAGGGCCAAAGCCCCAAG TTTATGGTGTTTGCTTGCTCTGATTCAAGAGTGTGTCCATCACATGTTCTCGATTTCCAACCAGGAGAGGCCTTTGTGGTCAGAAATGTTGCCAATTTGGTTCCTCCATATGATCAG AGCAAGTTTTCAGGAACTGGATCTGCCATTGAATATGCTGTTCTGCATCTCAAG GTGCAATACATTGTTGTGATTGGTCACAGTGCCTGTGGTGGTATTAAGGGTCTCATGACTTTCCCATTTGATGGAAACTACTCGAC TGATTTCATTGAAGAATGGGTGAAAATTGGTTTGCCTGCTAAGGCCAAGGTGAAATCACAGCACGGTGGTGCTGATCTTGGGGAAATGTGTGGACACTGtgaaaag GAAGCAGTTGGTGTATCACTTGGGAATCTGCTAACCTATCCATTTGTTAGGGATGGTTTGGTGAATGGAACTCTTGGACTCAAGGGTGGTCACTACGACTTCGTTAATGGAACTTTCGAGCTCTGGGGGCTTGATTTCAGCTTTACTCCGTCTTTGTCTGTATGA